The genomic window CTATTTTGAGTTGTTTGCTCTTGTAGCTAAAGCAAATTCCCGACATCTGTGGACTAaatggaagaagtattgagTGTTTAATTATGTCTTAGGTTTACCTGACCTTGTTGTCtgtctttgctttgtctgtccTACATGCAGTCAGATCCTAGGTGACATCCTGTGGCCGTCAGGTCTTTACGGTGTTGAGCCCCCTCCCTCTCCTGGCCCCTGCCTGCAGTTCTCCAGGCTGCAGGACCCAGACTCACTGAAAAGTGCAGGCCTCCTCCCCCCGCAGAATGACTGTTGCCACAGGCGACCCCTCTGATGAAGCGGCTGCACACCCGGGGCACCCGCAGGACTACGACCCTGAGGCCGACCATGAGTGTTGTGAGAGGGTGGTCATCAACATCTCAGGGCTGCGCTTTGAGACTCAACTCAAAACCCTCTCCCAGTTCCCAGAGACTCTGCTGGGGGACCCCAAAAAGAGGATGCGTTACTTTGACCCGCTGAGGAACGAGTACTTTTTCGACAGGAACAGACCCAGCTTTGACGCCATATTGTATTATTACCAATCAGGGGGCCGGCTAAGAAGGCCGGTCAATGTCACCCTTGATATTTTCTCAGAGGAGATTCGCTTCTATGAGCTGGGTGAGGAGGCCATCGAGATGTTCAGAGAAGACGAGGGTTTCATCAAGGAGGAGGAGCGTCCTCTTCCTGACAATGAGTTTCAGAGACAGGTGTGGCTGCTGTTCGAGTACCCAGAGAGCTCAGGTCCTGCTAGGATTATTGCCATAATCTCTGTAATGGTCATCCTGATATCTATAGTCAGTTTCTGCTTGGAGACCCTTCCCATTTTCCGCAATGATGAGGATGAAATGCACAAGTCTCATGCGGAAGTCTTTTCACCTGAGACCAACACCACAATCATCAGCTACACATCAACCTACTTCACCGACCCCTTCTTCATCCTGGAGACTCTTTGCATTATATGGTTCTCCTTTGAGTTTCTAGTGCGCTTCTTTGCCTGCCCCAGCAAAGCAGGCTTTTTTGGTAATATAATGAACATTATTGATATTGTTGCTATCATCCCTTACTTCATCACTCTTGGCACAGAGCTAGCTGACAGGCCAGAGGATGGTCAAGCGGGTCAGCAAGCCATGTCTTTAGCCATTCTCAGGGTTATCCGATTAGTACGTGTCTTCAGAATTTTCAAGCTGTCTCGTCACTCCAAGGGGCTTCAGATCCTGGGCCAGACCCTGAAAGCCAGCATGAGAGAGCTCGGCCtcctcattttcttcctcttcataGGGGTCATCCTTTTCTCCAGCGCCGTCTACTTTGCTGAAGCAGACGAGCCAGAGTCACAGTTCGAGAGCATCCCAGATGCGTTTTGGTGGGCTGTGGTGTCCATGACAACAGTTGGCTACGGTGATATGGTCCCAACTACGATTGGTGGCAAGATCGTGGGTTCCCTCTGTGCCATTGCAGGTGTGCTGACCATTGCCTTGCCAGTGCCTGTCATTGTGTCCAACTTCAACTACTTCTATCACCGCGAGACTGAAGGTGAAGAACAAGCTCAGTACCTACAGGTGAACGTGCCCAAAGCCGATTCAGccgaggagctgaagaagagcCGGAGCGGCTCCACCATCAGTAAATCGGACTACATGGAGATCCAGGAGGCTGTGAACAACAGCAACGAGGACTTTCAGGAGGAGAACCTTAAGACAGCCAACTGCACGCTGGCCAACACAAACTATGTAAACATCACCAAAATGCTCACAGACGTGTAGTCATCTGCTATTTCGTCTGCCGTCACAGCGGGAAATGTGGAGCTGAGCAACTGGATGGGACAGGTGGACAGCCTCCCATCTCACGTGTGCTGGAAAAATCAAGGCAATAGAATTCAGGATGTTATTGATGATAGACAGTGAAAAGATATATAACAAAAACCATTTGCTCACTCCGCGCTCATCCTGTCTTCACTCCTCACAATTTGCCCTTAAAACTTCTGATACCTGTCAAACAGGGTGAAATTTCAAATTCTGCATTTCTGCATGGAGTTGGCTTTATCTGTGtggctgtttaaaaaaaacaaaaaacaaacaaaaaaaaaaaatgtcccgcTCACAACAGTAGCCAACATTAgtgcacaaaaagaaaagaagaagagagaaacacagcggtgaaaaaattaattattgctttctaagaataaaaaagaaaacaacaacacaacacaacacgaGCCCTGCTTTAGTCCCCCTGTCCCTTGGTCCCTCATTTCCCAAGCCACACTGCTCTGCCATGTGCTTTCTGAAAAAGCCCTATCCGCGCGCTACATATGCTGCTTCCTGGagccaatgaaaaaaaaaaaaaactgtcttatGCTTCACCATTTAGAGATAAAAGGATGTGTGAGCATAAAGCGAGCCCACTCCAGCGCTAATATGGCCTGCGGGTGACTTGTGACGAGGTTTGGTGGTTAAGTACACCACGTTATTTCAAGGATGAATGACAGCCATCAGCGCTAAGCTTATGGTTCGACACCTTTTTTTCCCAGTAGACATCAGTATCTGATGAATGACTGAGAATGGCCTTGACTTTTCACTGCTTTGGTcttacatgtactgtatgtattgcaATGCAAGCTTCCCCCCTTCCATTCACCCAAACTGGTCTTACTGCAGAGCTTTGAGGACAACTTGaatgtttcttcttgttttgtttgtttttcacagtttcacacatacagtacttatTCATATAGATAGGTAGGTTAACTGTGACTTAACTGATAgcaggtaggtaggtaggtactGTTAGTAGTAAATGTAGTCAGTAGATTATTGCATGACATTTTTATCTGAATGAGAATTTCCACTTGTTTCTCAACTGCCACTTGCTTCATTACATCACTGTATATTTGTCTGTACACTGCCTTCTATACGAATCCACACTTTTAAAAGGATGCCTGCAGGTAGCTGTAACAAGAACCTAAAGCTGTATGTTAGAGGATATCTTAAGGAATAATCACATGACCAAATCCTACACTTAACAGGATGCAGCGTCCTCGTCGATATTAACCATTCCATGTAGAAGTCATCGCCGTCAACTTTTGCCAGGTTGCTCTTAAACGTGTCGCAGCTGAGCTGTGATTTTTAAGGTGTAAACTCACACTCTAGTTTTGGACATTAATCCCAGTTGCAGATGTGATAGACCTGCAGTGCTGTCTTTTTCACAGGTTTGTCACATGATCACGTCCTCTTGATCAAAATAGCAACTTTTAAGGACTTGTGTATAGAATAATGCTTCCCCTGAACTGCCTTTATCTGGGTTTACGCTACTCTCCTAGTGTTGCATGACCTCAAAAACATTCCTAGAAGCATGCATTTAAACTCAAAGAAGAAGCCTCTGagacaaaaaaattataattattacaatagatatatttatttcttatatataaatatatataaaatatatgtatacagacaaaacatatacagtacacatccTTTTCATCAGAGaattaaaaaacttaaaataatagCAATGTTTAAGAGAAAGCGAGAGCCTTTCCACAAAGCGCAGATCATTGccatgattttgtttttaatggtaaTAATATTTGTTCTGAGCACTGTTTatatgttctcctgtttcagaGCCTGTTCAGAGTGCCAAAGACACACTCTTACTAGCCATTTCAAAAGCATTTTCTTTAGCGGTGAGTTTTCCAGCAAATCTGACGCACGTCCTGGATTAAACTTTGCTTCACATAGTTCAAAACTGCCTTCTGGGAAATAGTTGTTGAGAGGCACAGCGTTGTTCAAAACTGTTTAATCCCTAACCCGAATCTTGTATCAGAAAGCTTTTTTTCCTGGCGCTTAATTGGTCAGAACAGAAAGAGACTCTGGCTGTCCTCTGAGAAGTCTTGGATGCCAGGAGCtcaatctgtttttaaaagttggCATTAAATGTGAATTAGGTTCTGATTCTAGGATCGTGTCCAGCTGAGATTTTCCACCGTTCGCTCAACACTGCCAAGGTAACAGTCAAAGGCAGTAATGTCAAAATGGGAAGTGATAATTAGCAGCAGTGTAGCAGATATTGGCTAACCTGGGGTCCTCTGACTTTACTCCTGAGTCTCTTGCCTTTCTCCATCTTTTTCCAGATGTCTGAGGTAATTAGAAAGGTGATGGATTAGGAGAAGGTCTGTAGCACGAATTGTCCAAATGAACTCTGTTATGCCAGGATTTACATCTTTACTCTTAGCGTTTCATTCTGCTCACTACGGTCTTTAACCTGCAGTAGCAAAACGTTTTACGCCATCGCTGCCAATATATGCTCAGGACGCCTTGTCCAACTGCCTGACATGAGGCTTCTAAAGTCGTCTCTCTGTCCAAATCCGTGTTTGCTTTCATGTATCTTGAGAGGATTTTAGAGAATTTTAGTAAATAAACTGGAGTAGGTATATTTATTGCTCTCCCAAGAGTAGCAGAGAGATGGATTGAGATGTTAAAATGGTCAGTAACTCAAGGTAGGACCAGGTTCAATAGTTGTTTAGCAATATTCCCATAATCCTTTGGTGGAGGGGTCTGTGTGGAGCATGTAAATGtagatgtatgtttttttttgtttgtttggtttttttttttaacaaattaacTGATAAACACTAGACCTCCACAGTCCAAGATCTTACTAATCATAAGTTGAGTATTGATGCGGGAGTGTTGATGCACAGCGATGaaggagttgtgtgtgtgtgagtgtgagagagagagagaaagagagagagagatagaacCACTGAATGTCAGTGTCTTAGCCTGGTTGTACAGCTGCATTTACTGTATGCAACAGTCATTTGCATATCTGTATATGtgaaaaaacacactcacagtctGACCAAAAATACGTGTCTATGCATGCAAATGCATTGTATCTTATGTCTTCATTCCATTTCTTTGGACAGCTATTTGTGATAAATGTTACTGACGCGTGTAACAtttatctgttgtgtttgaAATTGGGCACGTTACTGTACCTCAGCCAAATTCACTGTAGCAACTCATACACTGGAATACACAATGTTGTAGTTGACAATTATTTCTGCTTAAAGCACAAAGACGAGCAGAATCATCCGCATCTCTCTACCTGCAGatttaatctgtaaaatgtttttagtcAGTGGACACAAAGTCAATTAAAATGATCTTGTCTTGCTTTATGAGGAGCACCACAGCCTCTAAAAAAATATCATCTCTCACCCGCTGAGGGACCCACCAGCAAATCCATTCCCAGAGAAGGGTGCCCAACAGTGAATACACTGAGAAATCTATGCAGAGAATGATTATAAGCTGGTAGTTTGGGGGGTTAAAAGAAGATActgattattgtgttttatctgGCACCAATTATATGTTAATCCAGAAAGCTGGCAGCGCATCTGAAACAAACCTTTAAGCAAAAGCGACACACTTTGCAATATTCCGCTGCCGTACGTCAAACACTCACACGTTATGCTGAATGTGAATATGAACTTTCTGACCTTTTGGGTTTGTTTGACCTGCGATGTCAGCTCTTTGAGACGAGGCTCCTGCATAAAAAGAAACCGAGACAAACTCATACATACGGGAAACAAGATGATCAATATGCaatctgtgtgcgtgtgtgtgcgtttaAGAAAGACTGTCTCTTTTCGTTCGACCCCAGAGCCTGATAGTGTGGCATCCACTGAAACAATTTGTACAGTTGTTCACTCCCCCCCGCCCCGTCCTCCCCTCCATATCATAGAGGCCTGAAAACATCCATCAATGTGGGTACAGTGGATAATGGATTTTCTTtctatgaaatgaaatgtgagagaataatgtaaataataaccAATGGATGATGGAGCGAaaaacatgtactatatactgtatgtgaagtCTGGATTTAAAAAAGTAGTATTATCTGCACTTTACAAGACAAAAAGGACAATCTATGGACAAGAAAacatgtgaaattaaaatgcatataaTCCAAATGATCATAACCCCGACAAAGTAATATCAATAATGAAGCCAATAATAATTCAACTGAAattgtgttcagtgtgtttattgtgtgtcaCTTTTTTCAAGTATGGGAGAAGTacaacttgaaaatgaaatatgtgctctctgttgttttttttttaaaatgtttatcacATCACATTGTTCACGAGGTATTTAGTCTGCAAATTATTTGAGGGCTAATTTTAGCCCAAGAGGCGTCTGCATTGCTACAAAATGCCATGAATCGATCAAAAGCCTCTTTGTTGTTATTCTTAGGACATTCTGCGTCTTTGTAGCCACGGGCAGTGTGGAGGACATTTTCAAACGCCTCCTGGTATCTTCAGCTCCCTCCTCCCTTTAAGTGCACGGTATATGCTCCCTGCAGTTTGAAAGAGAGAGCAGGGTGTTCTATTAATAGCCTTTTTGTTGAAGAAAGagataggaggaggaggaggaggaggagaacgtgagctgaggaggagacagagagacgggTGGAAAGGAGATGGAGAAGGCAAAAATCCTTACAGAAATCCTTCACAGTTAACTTCCAATAGCACTATTATGACAATCGTGTAACAATTGAGAAGAATGACACCTATTCTTTAGATAATCTGTAGATTATGTCTGTTTGAGAAATACTGAGGGGCTTGTTTGTTTCAGATGATACCAGCAGATGTAAACATGTCTAGCTATACCTTTTTAGCTGATGTTTATTTGCTTGAATGTTCCTCTTTTCATCACAGTGATCCTCCTCACCTGTCACATCCACACCTGAGAACAGTTTATAGCTGCTGTCTCATCTGGTGCTGCATCTGCTATCTTTAGTCTGCCTGTGGTTTAACTAACTGGTTTGCCAGGGATGGTAGCGTGCCCACAGGAACACGGTCGAGCAGTCATACTGACTTGCACTGTGCTTACCAGCTTGTAATTAGGAGACCAGCGCCGTGGGACTTGCTGCTAATCTAACAGGGCTGCCCTGGCAGCAGACCACACCCCGTTATTAGGAGGTATTCAGCTTTACACTCATTAACTCCTGCCCTTGATAACAGTCGGTGAGGATTTTCTGCCCTCACCTGAAAAGCACTGCAGTGATGTTCCAGATGTTTAGATGGTTGCTTCTTTTAGCAGAGCAGTGGCTGTTTGGCTTGGAGTGTAGATAGATGTTCAGTTTTACTTGGAATCTTGTTTGTTCAGTGAcgaggaaaaaagaagaagaaagcatcACTGCCCTCTAGGGGTGTTGTTGCAGAAATGACACAAAGCTTGTGCCTCAGTCTCTTTATtgacactgagtcagactaagAAAGcttattttttcttgaaataaaaacagtgtgGAGATATTCAGCATTAATCCTCTGCAGGTTTTCATTGTTTAGTCCAATTCTTCCTCTTCTAGTGGTGAGATAAGTAACAGTTTCCAGACACAATAGGACACATGTGTCCACCCCCTGCTCCCTCCAGAGTTATATGGAAGATCAATACTCTCATATTGTGTGATGGTCCCATTGAGTGGGTACGAGAGCACACACAGATTCTCCTCAACCCCCCCCCTGGGGGTGACAAATGGGCCGGGTTAAGGTCAGCCAACCATGCATCCCATCTCACAGGGGACGGTGAACCTGTCAGAGCACACGGCACAACCAATGGACAGATGCTCTGGGGCTCATAAGCACACACAAAACCAGGAGACATGAAGTAATATGAAAGAGCCGACCAGTATGGAAATCCTCTTTTACATAATAACAAAGTGGGCTGAATAAACAAACGGGGGAGAGgtcacagagaaaacagtgaTTATCAGACTGCAGGACTCAATAAGCTTCACTACCAGGTGTCAATGTGGTGTTTGTACAGTACACAGCGGCCCTCTGACCTGAGATATGGAGGGGCTGGTAAACACTGAGCGTCATCCTTGTGGGGTTTAATCTGTGTAATGGAAGCCGCTTGACAATCCTGTGTCATCTGAGGAGACGACATATGGAATCCAAAGGAAGCGAGTTCGTGTTTAGGAGCCCTGAGCTGTTTTGTGCCTCAGGGTTAGAGGGTTAGTCTGAAGAGTGGCAAGATTTatgaatgaaaggaaaaacaacacagcagaacaACAAAAAACGCTGTGAGGTGAGTATGTTGGAAATGTGTGAATATGGAGCAGGCTGCTGTTAAAAAGTCTGATATCCCTTTCTAATAAGTCACCATATAAAGAGTTTGTAAATTGGCTTATTTCATGGTTAATAACACGTTTACTAATGCTTTATACATCAGTTATAAGCCACTGAGACTAACTTTTGGGTTGCAGGTTGTGAAAAACCCCTTTTGCTAGTGTCTAGCCccttgatttttcatttttagataATTCTTTACTTCATTAAGTAGATGCTTTACTAACATACAGTGCCAGctaaaagtttggacatacctgtgtccaaacttttaactggcACTGTAGGTAGACAGCTTACCATCTGGAAAAAACGTTAGTGTATCTGGACCATAGACTGTACCAAAGTCCATTTATTACCAACTTATCTAAGGAACAGTTAGATATTTTATTGAACGGCTAGCTTGCTGAAGTCTCTGCTTGTTGCGTAACAGCATCACGGTGACAACAAGACTTCTACTAGTTTGGTACATAATCCCCTTAAAACCACAACCTGACgtatttcacttttacatgttttttgttcggattaaacaaacaagatataacatgaaaattaatgagcgttagaggtgctggtaggccgatttgttacctttggacagagccaggctagctgtttccccctgtttcaaGTCTGTATACTACGCTAACTGGCTGGTAATGTTTGTACTTACAATTACAGTTTCCAACATGATGGTGTAGAGATACATGCAGGTTAAAATCACTTTATTCTTCAAACTATGCAAACACTGACTTTGTCACCCAAACTGTGTGTTATAACAAGTCAAAACCAGGCcagtaaatgtttgatttagGTCATTTCTCTTATCTTGATCACTTAACTTAAGGTGAAAACTGCATCCCTGCTGCTGACTACATCTTGTGGAGGCCATTTCCAACATGCCAACCAGGGAAAGAATGTCAGAGGCTTTAAATATCCTGTGTGAGTTAATATTTTATCAACATCTCAGTCCCAAGGCCTCTTCCCCCCTTTTACATCCCACTTCCAACCCTGAGATTGTGCACAGAGCAGTAACGGGAAGTCTGTAATGCCTCTACTGCATTGCATTTTGTTTAGACCAACAGCTCTTTTTAACCTCCCTCCAACTCAAAcctcatttatgtttatttctgcaacaaaaaaaagtcagaaatgcATGTTCTCTTATTGGAAACATTGGTGCTCTTATCACGGCAGATATGAAAGACCGTCTTATCATGACGATTAGAACAGAGAGGAATCATCTAGAGAAAATTGAATCTTGATGAAACAAGGACATTCAAATGTGCTTGATAAGCAGTCCAATTTCGAGTGACAAACAGAGAATCAGCTCAGCAGCAGAAGGAAGGCAGcgtctccgtgtgtgtgtgtggggggggggggttatgaTGAATTGTCCCACTGCATTCACAGAGCTTATTCATTATGTATGCAATGATCTCTTGATGAAGAGATGTCCTCTTGCCTCGAACACAAGCGTCGTCATCACTTAGAGGATGACGACGCTTGTGTTCCTTTCCCCAAGTACGCTACAAAGACGGAAGACTACTTGTGTTAGACCTATAAAGACGTATACCTTAAAGGAAAAGtctggtttattacaatttgggccttgtttttgtagttttgtccatcattcTTGTTGGTAATAATGACATTGTACTTGCATGTTAATTGCATGGATCTAGGAATGTagctaaaaagaagtcagactGGACAAGAAACACGATCAGTCAGACAATGATGCAGGTTTTAAACAAGCCACCAGGTTAACCTATCTCCAAAAAAAGTGGTTTTAGATATTTTTGGCTAaattgttggtttgtttacaagatCTCAGCAATTCCTTAcaatgttatgttatatttttattataaccATAGCTGGAAAAACCTGTTAGGGGTCCCTGGGGTAAAATTTGGGCCGCTACCGTCCCCCCACCTCCATATGTGCAACATGTATACACCCTTTTGCTAAAATTCTCATAACCGCATTGCAACCTGAACTAATATACTGGAGTAACACTTTGTATTAGTTTGTGGTAAAGTTATTGAACACAGTatgaacacaatataaaatattgtataaGCTATTTAAATCTAGATTTTGATACAGGGCCCCTCTGCAAAACATAGCCACATAATTACCTGAAAATGCACAATCACATCTCCTAGAAATTAAGTTTGTATGCTACTAAATTGCAAAAGCAAATAgtcaagtccatttttatttatatagctcaATATCACAATTCACAAATTTGCCacagggggctttacaatctgtacagcaatacaacatcctctatccttagaccctcaattcCCCCAAAATCTTTTAATGGgggaaatggcaaaaaaaaaaaaaaaaaggcaggggCACATACATTTAGAAGGAGATGTAATGCCACTCAAATTACATTTActatcaacataatgagaaaatgttgttaattaatgtatctgGCAGGTCACAAAAGTCTGATACCGAATGtttgagtaaaatgttcagtgacaacgtgtttcatttttatcagtATTGTATTACAATATCTGCTGACAATATCATATCTGTAACTATAtacagcaatattaaactttttatggttatgtttaggcactgcAAGCACTTGATTAAGGGCAAGGAAAGATGGTTTGAGTGTAATACACAATTAAGcctgcagtgacttgaagcaaACATGTCGATTAACATATAAGcgaaaccacaatctttcaaaCCTGAACCAAAGTATTTTTgttgcctaaatctaaccactAATTATGTCTGTCAAGGCACTGAGATCGGGAAAACAAGAGATTGAATTTGAACAGTATTCAAACGTTGCATTTGTGAATATTGTAGTGGTCAAAATGCAATCAAATTACCAAATCCAGCTAACAAAAGGTGAACTTGAGGCTTTTGGGGCCCTGGACAGTCGCGGTTACCTTGACCATAACTAACTGATAAAAATAAGTCCCAATATGGgataataaaccagaattatcctttaactgTAATGCATTCACTGTACTAGCTGacccaaaaataaaacagtaaaaagtgaATGTGTATATGATCATATGTGAAACGAGAGCTAGTTGCCGGCTGACATAATGGGGTTCCTGGGTGGAACATTCATATCAGGtgcaggaggagagacagacagtgagggCGGTTTAGCAGCTCGCCTTTATATATTATTCATGTATGATCAAAGAGAGTGATCCAGTAGAAACCTCTCGGAGGTGAAAAGTGCCTTAAAGAAATCATGTTATATCATGTATGCTATTCATACCTCTACAGACTTTACACACAGTGGGATGAAATAATATTTCAAACACAGAATATAGAGGATACATGTTGTTCTGTGATTTATACAGGAACAGAGGGAGCTGTGAACACAGTGAGTTTATCAATAAAACACCATtagctcatttgttttttattggaACCATACTAAAGTGTGAAAATATTGCTACTATCACTTCTGGGATGTTAAAGATTTATAGCCTGTCTATTCTCCCGTAGCAGCAAACCATGCAGCcacacagcagcaacaatgGCCGACTAGAAGACACCCAGTGTTTAGAGGTGAATACCTGTCCGTCTGTCCCCAGTAACATGGCAGTGATCAGGGCTTTTCAGCACCTTTGAGACACAGACGCACGGGGTATCTGATTCCTGCACGTACTAAATACATGGAGGCTGAACAAGGGAACCAGAGACCTCACGAGGAGTCAGCACATGGCTTTGGTGCAGAAATATTTTATAAGCCGGCAAGAAATGGTGTTCCAGGAGAGTATATTAGCAGCAGGGAATTCCACGATGGGTATTGTGTGggtttttaaagctgcaatccTGTGATAAGGATATTGGCCTCAAATGACAAGAGACTGCATTATGTAGAATTTATACACTGAATGTTAATTATCTTTATTAGGGATAAAATGATTAGTAGTTTACTATGTTCATATTTGAACAAATATTGGATATTGGCCTGGCAATATCATCAACCACAAATATAATCAGTTATTCCTGGACTGTGTTTACCTAATGATAATCCTGCCTtgcacattttaatttcatcctTTGATTGCACAAAGAATTGGAGTGGTGTTGTGCAACTACcttttgaaaataataagaaCGATTTTTAGCAGCCTGAAGAGTTGAATTATTCAGTCAGTATTTCACAAGAGAAACGCTAAAAgtcaagtaaaagtaaaaaaataaaataaaataatgttgtgtaatagaaacatttttctctgtcCTAATAATTCACAGATGTCTGACTATTTTTTGATGTAAAGTAGCTCCAGTGAAATTGGTTTTGTGGGTTATCAAGAGTAATGTAGACGCTGATTTTGGAAAGACATGTAAAGAACAGTTCAACGttgtacaaaatattgtttcACTATTCGTACACGCAAATGCAACAAACAAATGTAAGAAATGCATTTATAATACAGTCTATTTACATGTAAAGTGATTTTATCCCAACTTGGTTTTATGCCTTTTTCTTTGAATGCCACttaaatcactgaaaatatgaattattcaCAGACATAAATGAGATACTGTGTGAAAGTCCCACATCAGCACTTTCAACTGGTTTTCTCAGCTTATTTCTAGATGATGAAGTTGTTATTGACCTGAACTGTcctgatatatgatatattatgaATCATACTTATATTAGCACTCAAAACTTCATAATTTTGTTCTAGCCAGTAATATACATGTCATGGTGGACTAAACAAACTGCATCAATGTGATGATCTGCTCCACACTGAAAAGGATGCAGGTTAAGGAAActtttactgtttaaaaaatgatgtattCAATCTATCAACCTCCACTAACTTTCAACAAAGAGTAAATGAACAATAGAAAGGGCAGAGAGGTgaacacacagtgaaaaactgGCATGTGACCAGTGAATCCTACGCATGAGAGTGAAATATGATCGAGAGTCAAACAAGAGCACCTGGCAGGCAGACGGACAGGTTCAGGACTTCACTAGCGATGAGAAAAATGAGCCCCGTGCTGCACAAACAGAAGTTAACTTAAGTTTCTGGCACGTTACACTGACAGGGGGACAAACAGACAGGTGAAAGGAACAGGCTTCTATTCAGAAATAACAAAAGAATTTACAGGTTTCACGTGACATCTATTGTGTCGAGGCTCTACTGTATGTTGCTGCACTATTTGATACGTCCTAAGAATAggtgcaacaacaaaaaaacaaaaaaaaaaacccacaatgcAGACAGGGAGAATTAAgagaatttgtttatttgcGTGTAACCAAATCGTTTCaaactgtgttgttgttggaaaCATCTGTCTTGTTTATGGAGTATTTAACTGTAACTGCCCTGCCTTCTGTCAAAACATCACGCTTTAGAGAGATTTACAGCCGCTCCTTAAGACTCAGTGCCAGTGTCTGGCCGGATATTTAATCTAAGAGGATGCGTGAGTGAGTTTAGACAAGCTTCTTTCACCGCTGGATAACAAGGTAAattcaattt from Thunnus maccoyii chromosome 3, fThuMac1.1, whole genome shotgun sequence includes these protein-coding regions:
- the LOC121894448 gene encoding potassium voltage-gated channel subfamily A member 2; protein product: MTVATGDPSDEAAAHPGHPQDYDPEADHECCERVVINISGLRFETQLKTLSQFPETLLGDPKKRMRYFDPLRNEYFFDRNRPSFDAILYYYQSGGRLRRPVNVTLDIFSEEIRFYELGEEAIEMFREDEGFIKEEERPLPDNEFQRQVWLLFEYPESSGPARIIAIISVMVILISIVSFCLETLPIFRNDEDEMHKSHAEVFSPETNTTIISYTSTYFTDPFFILETLCIIWFSFEFLVRFFACPSKAGFFGNIMNIIDIVAIIPYFITLGTELADRPEDGQAGQQAMSLAILRVIRLVRVFRIFKLSRHSKGLQILGQTLKASMRELGLLIFFLFIGVILFSSAVYFAEADEPESQFESIPDAFWWAVVSMTTVGYGDMVPTTIGGKIVGSLCAIAGVLTIALPVPVIVSNFNYFYHRETEGEEQAQYLQVNVPKADSAEELKKSRSGSTISKSDYMEIQEAVNNSNEDFQEENLKTANCTLANTNYVNITKMLTDV